The Pseudochaenichthys georgianus chromosome 8, fPseGeo1.2, whole genome shotgun sequence genome has a segment encoding these proteins:
- the cbx7a gene encoding chromobox homolog 7a isoform X2, giving the protein MVPKIQYLGTRGQYFGPAPRPGLRRAEKIRALAYRRKGLRPRRLLLRNIFAMDLRSASKASEKPPPRLRLSLTRSMSTDVDQGERGSLYRRLARRKSRQRVSICGSDGPSKKDILPQKKRRQEPIEDDWSGTSEEEKQESESIAEEMCEDSFYECSSPPLLEREDFETEEEEKSDTELATVSTETWTDRSGGWTSETIETVVCDQSKDSDSTPKATLDDEVSVESDWFKSEDEVESECPKLESSVSRHDNTTSVIVSHRGSSDTTFSTTEEPANKKEEGSDNQSETETTPADPAEDEHPRKVISTDVTINCLTVTIKEAPVAKGFFKGY; this is encoded by the exons aTACAGTACTTGGGAACCAGAGGACAATATTTTGGACCCGCGCCTCGTCCTGGCCTACGAAGAGCA GAGAAGATCAGAGCTCTGGCATACCGAAGGAAAGGTCTCAGACCCAGGAGGCTCCTCCTGCGG AACATCTTTGCCATGGACCTCCGAAGTGCAAGCAAGGCCTCGGAGAAACCCCCCCCTCGATTGCGACTCTCCCTCACGCGATCCATGAGCACAGATGTGGACCAGGGTGAACGAGGCAGTCTGTACCGACGTCTGGCCCGGAGGAAGAGCAGACAGAGGGTGTCCATATGTGGGTCTGATGGACCCTCAAAGAAAGATATCCTCCCccagaagaagaggagacaggaACCCATTGAGGATGACTGGAGTGGCACCAGCGAAGAAGAGAAGCAAGAGTCCGAAAGCATCGCAGAGGAGATGTGTGAAGACAGTTTCTATG AGTGCAGCTCCCCACCCTTGCTGGAGCGAGAGGACTTCGAgactgaggaggaggagaagtcgGACACCGAGCTGGCAACGGTGAGCACAGAAACATGGACTGACAGATCAGGAGGATGGACGTCGGAAACGATTGAAACCGTTGTGTGCGACCAATCAAAAGACAGTGATTCAACGCCCAAGGCCACGCTGGACGATGAGGTTTCCGTGGAGTCAGATTGGTTCAAAAGTGAGGATGAAGTAGAGTCGGAGTGTCCCAAATTGGAGAGCAGCGTTTCTCGACACGACAACACAACTTCGGTGATAGTGAGTCACCGAGGGAGCAGCGACACTACATTCTCCACCACTGAGGAGCCGGCGAATAAGAAGGAAGAAGGTAGCGACAATCAGAGCGAAACGGAAACGACGCCTGCTGATCCCGCTGAGGATGAACATCCCAGAAAGGTGATATCTACTGACGTGACGATCAACTGTCTGACGGTGACGATTAAAGAAGCCCCGGTGGCCAAAGGCTTCTTCAAGGGCTATTAA